One genomic region from Cucumis melo cultivar AY chromosome 9, USDA_Cmelo_AY_1.0, whole genome shotgun sequence encodes:
- the LOC103482731 gene encoding protein LURP-one-related 4 yields the protein MAKVYPQTALSPSTSSSSSSSSLGSETETFTIWMKSLIYHTNGCTIFDSNGDIVYRVDNYDRKCSSEVFLMDLRGKVLFTIRKKKFSILGGWEGYRWMESERSKKPSFGVKKLYRSGSRKRNQSAVCEINVGFERFSLVKMDGKLAFRIININGEVVAEAKRKVSWNGILLGDDVLSLNANSQIETSLVMALVTVYGLIRRQM from the exons ATGGCCAAAGTGTACCCTCAAACAGCGCTGTCACCGTCgacgtcgtcgtcgtcgtcgtcgtcatcTCTTGGTTCCGAAACCGAAACCTTCACTATTTGGATGAAATCTCTAATTTACCACACAAATGGCTGCACAATCTTCGATTCTAATGGAGACATCGTTTATAGAGTCGATAACTACGACAGAAAATGCAGTAGCGAAGTATTTCTCATGGATCTCAGAGGCAAAGTTCTCTTCACCATCAGAAAAAAG AAATTCTCGATTCTTGGTGGATGGGAAGGATACCGATGGATGGAATCAGAGAGAAGTAAGAAGCCTAGTTTTGGAGTGAAGAAATTGTATAGATCGGGATCGAGGAAGAGAAATCAATCGGCGGTTTGTGAAATTAATGTAGGATTTGAGAGATTTTCATTGGTGAAAATGGATGGGAAATTGGCTTTCAGAATAATCAACATCAATGGAGAAGTAGTTGCAGAG GCTAAAAGAAAAGTATCGTGGAACGGAATATTGTTGGGAGATGATGTGTTGAGTTTGAATGCAAATTCTCAGATCGAAACATCGTTGGTTATGGCTTTGGTTACTGTTTATGGATTAATCCGTCGCCAAATGTAA
- the LOC103482732 gene encoding probable LRR receptor-like serine/threonine-protein kinase At1g63430, with protein MESFTSLVVLLCLILGVLFEACDSISSNEVMALGAFRSEVFEDPYQVFSNWNSLQPDPCLWSGISCSPTRDHVIKINISYSAIKGFLSGDLGQLSFLEELILHGNKLHGPVPKELGYLKNLRILDLGMNQFTGPIPSEFGNLTKLVKINLQSNEFTGKLPPELGSLRYLEELRLDRNKLGGTVGHSDHTGLYATKTNLTGFCGSSQLRVADFSYNFFVGSIPKCLEHLPGSSFQGNCLHKIKSKQRPSAQCVPAVTKSHPGSNGQNHHQTTSKPIWLLALEIVTGTLVGSLFLVAVLTAVQKFNRKSSMILPWKKAGSRKYYSPVYVDPEILKDVTRFSRQELELACEDFSNIIGSSRDSLVYKGTLKTGPEIAVISMSMKEEQWTGYLELYFQTEVADLSRINHENTGKLLGYCRESTPFTRMLVFEYASNGTLYEHLHYGEACQLSWTRRMKIILGIARGLKYLHTELQPPFTISELNSNAVYLTDDFFPKLIDFESWKTILSRSEKNSGSIASQGAICVLPNSLEARHLDVQGNIYAFGVLLLEIISGRPLYCKDKGNLVDWAKDYIEMPEVMSYIVDPELKHFRYEDLEVICEVANLCIRQQPTKPVSMKELCTMLETRIDTSVAIEFKASSLAWAELALS; from the exons ATGGAATCTTTTACTTCTCTTGTGGTGTTACTCTGTTTAATTTTGGGGGTTCTTTTTGAGGCTTGTGATTCTATTTCTTCCAATGAAG TCATGGCTCTTGGGGCCTTCAGGTCAGAAGTATTTGAAGATCCATATCAAGTCTTCTCCAACTGGAACAGCCTTCAACCAGATCCTTGCTTATGGTCTGGCATTTCATGTTCTCCAACTAGAGACCATGTTATCAAGAT TAACATTTCATATTCTGCAATAAAAGGGTTTCTTTCCGGAGATTTGGGTCAACTCAGCTTCTTGGAAGAATT AATTTTGCATGGGAATAAGCTGCATGGTCCAGTTCCCAAGGAGTTAGGCTACTTAAAAAACCTCAGAATCTTGGACTTAGGGATGAATCAATTCACAGGTCCAATTCCTTCAGAATTTGGGAATTTAACCAAACTTGTGAAAAT AAACCTACAGTCTAATGAGTTCACTGGTAAGCTGCCTCCTGAGTTGGGAAGTTTGAGATACCTTGAGGAACTAAGGCTGGATAGAAATAAGCTTGGAGGAACTGTTGGCCATTCAGATCATACAGGACT GTATGCGACAAAAACGAACTTGACTGGGTTCTGTGGCTCATCTCAGCTAAGAGTTGCTGACTTTTCGTATAACTTCTTTGTTGGGAGCATACCGAAGTGTTTGGAGCATCTTCCAGG GTCAAGTTTCCAAGGGAATTGCCTCCATAAAATTAAGTCCAAACAACGTCCTTCAGCACAATGTG TACCTGCTGTGACTAAGAGCCATCCGGGAAGCAATGGGCAGAACCATCATCAAACAACGTCAAAACCTATCTGGCTTTTGGCCCTTGAGATAGTAACAGGAACTCTGGTGGGTTCTCTCTTCCTTGTTGCTGTTCTCACTGCAGTCCAGAAGTTCAATCGAAAATCCTCCATGATATTGCCATGGAAGAAAGCTGGAAGTAGGAAGTACTACTCTCCAGTATATGTAG ATCCTGAGATTTTAAAGGATGTAACGAGATTTAGCCGACAAGAACTTGAATTAGCTTGTGAAGACTTCAGCAACATAATTGGCTCCTCTCGAGACAGTTTGGTATACAAGGGCACCTTGAAAACTGGACCTGAGATCGCGGTTATCTCAATGAGCATGAAAGAAGAGCAATGGACAGGATATCTTGAACTCTATTTTCAGACAGAG GTGGCAGATTTGTCACGAATCAACCATGAGAATACAGGGAAATTACTGGGTTATTGCAGAGAGAGTACTCCATTTACAAGGATGCTAGTTTTTGAGTATGCATCAAATGGCACATTATATGAGCATCTACATT ATGGAGAAGCATGTCAGTTATCTTGGACGAGACGCATGAAGATTATTTTAGGCATCGCGCGGGGACTTAAGTATCTTCACACAGAACTCCAACCTCCGTTCACCATATCTGAGCTGAATTCCAATGCTGTATATCTCACAGATGATTTTTTTCCGAAG TTAATAGATTTTGAAAGTTGGAAGACCATTCTTTCACGATCGGAAAAGAACTCGGGATCTATAGCCAGCCAAGGTGCAATATGtgttcttccaaactctctagAAGCACGACATCTCGACGTGCAAGGTAACATCTACGCGTTTGGTGTCCTTCTACTCGAAATAATCAGTGGGAGGCCTCTGTACTGCAAAGACAAAGGAAACTTAGTAGATTGG GCCAAGGACTATATCGAAATGCCAGAAGTGATGTCGTACATAGTTGATCCCGAACTGAAGCATTTTAGATATGAAGACCTTGAGGTAATATGCGAGGTGGCAAACCTTTGCATCCGTCAGCAGCCAACAAAACCGGTATCAATGAAGGAGCTCTGTACCATGTTGGAAACTAGAATTGATACCTCTGTTGCCATTGAGTTTAAGGCTTCTTCTTTGGCATGGGCAGAGCTTGCACTCTCATAG
- the LOC103482733 gene encoding RNA-binding NOB1-like protein, translating into MESPSPASCWSNVVKTQPAPKPQHQSPTSSVQVFADSCKSSKGVAVAVVDANAIIQGGDKLSSSADKFVSVPEVLDEIRDPVSRHRLAFVPFTLESMDPSPDALNKVIKFARATGDLQTLSDVDIKLIALTYTLETQIHGTKHLRECPPPVHMVNTKRLPEKDMPGWGSNVPNLEEWEALEQDADDPSSLTSKILPLQDLNLNTIPSDGQSEDLSLEHKDADNSEHLDETESDSRRSRRYPPKKKEINIEGKKMVADGIDASQGQYDDNEGDWTPAVSRSTQRRYNRRKARREYYESLAEKDIQQDIETTNGDIQVESNGSGQSEDKISELPNTGNGNESQIEEEMFNNENLSEILKQMRLEEDSLNALHMSASTKEGSESEGENMAVEGIKDAVKDEMEHMEDASQTNESVDTSNVDDVSSDQSWMLRSLSESSVACVTGDYAMQNVLLQMGLRLLAPGGMQIRQLHRWILKCHACYNVTAEIGRIFCPKCGNGGTLRKVAVTVGENGVVLAARKPRITLRGTKFSLPLPQGGRDAITKNLVLREDQLPQKFLHPKTKKKVNKQGDEFFAVDDFFSHHNTDKRAPLQPPVRQALAVFSGKRNPNDNHYSRSKHR; encoded by the exons ATGGAGAGCCCTTCTCCGGCTTCCTGCTGGAGCAATGTTGTGAAAACTCAACCAGCACCGAAGCCTCAGCATCAGTCTCCGACCTCCTCGGTTCAAGTGTTCGCCGATAGCTGTAAGTCCAGTAAAGGCGTTGCTGTTGCCGTTGTTGATGCCAACGCCATTATCCAAGGAGGAGACAAGCTTTCCTCCTCCGCCGATAAGTTTGTTTCAGTTCCTGAGGTTTTGGATGAGATTCGTGATCCCGTGTCTCGCCATAGGCTCGCCTTTGTCCCCTTCACTCTTGAATCCATGGATCCCTCTCCTGATGCTCTCAATAAAG TAATCAAGTTTGCAAGGGCTACTGGTGACTTACAGACGCTTTCAGATGTTGATATTAAACTTATTGCTCTCACTTACACATTGGAGACTCAGATTCATGGGACTAAACATCTTCGTGAGTGTCCTCCCCCTGTCCACATGGTTAATACAAAGAGGTTACCTGAGAAAGACATGCCAGGCTGGGGCTCTAACGTTCCCAATCTGGAAGAGTGGGAAGCGTTAGAGCAAGATGCTGATGATCCATCCAGTTTGACGTCAAAGATTCTGCCTCTGCAGGATTTAAACCTGAACACCATCCCTTCAGATGGCCAGTCGGAAGATCTTTCACTAGAGCACAAGGATGCTGATAACTCAGAGCATCTAGATGAAACTGAGAGTGATTCGAGAAGATCAAGGAGATATCCtccaaagaaaaaggaaattaataTTGAAGGGAAGAAGATGGTGGCTGATGGAATTGATGCATCTCAGGGACAATATGATGATAATGAGGGCGACTGGACACCTGCGGTCAGTCGAAGCACTCAGAGAAGGTATAACAGGAGGAAAGCCAGACGTGAATATTATGAGTCCTTAGCCGAAAAGGACATTCAGCAAGATATTGAAACCACAAATGGTGACATCCAAGTGGAATCCAATGGATCAGGTCAATCCGAGGATAAAATCTCTGAACTGCCAAATACTGGAAATGGGAATGAGAGCCAGATAGAAGAAGAAATGTTTAATAATGAAAATCTCTCAGAAATTTTGAAGCAGATGAGGCTGGAAGAAGATTCATTAAATGCTCTTCATATGAGCGCCTCCACAAAAGAAGGGTCTGAAAGTGAGGGGGAGAATATGGCTGTTGAGGGCATCAAAGATGCAGTAAAAGATGAAATGGAGCACATGGAAGACGCAAGTCAGACTAATGAAAGTGTCGACACGTCAAATGTAGATGATGTTAGCAGTGATCAGAGTTGGATGCTGAGATCCTTGTCTGAATCAAGTGTAGCTTGTGTCACTGGCGACTATGCAATGCAGAATGTTCTGCTGCAAATGGGTTTACGATTGTTGGCTCCTGGAGGAATGCAGATCCGGCAACTTCACAG GTGGATTTTGAAATGCCACGCCTGCTACAATGTCACAGCTGAAATTGGAAGGATATTTTGTCCAAAGTGTGGAAATGGTGGAACTTTGCGCAAGGTGGCTGTTACAGTTGGCGAGAATGGAGTTGTTTTAGCTGCCCGTAAGCCAAGGATTACTCTGCGAGGCACAAAA TTTTCACTTCCCTTACCACAAGGTGGAAGGGATGCCATTACCAAAAATCTTGTTTTACGTGAAGATCAACTCCCACAGAAGTTTCTTCATCCAAAAACCAAGAAGAAAGTCAATAAGCAG GGGGATGAATTTTTTGCCGTGGATGATTTCTTCAGCCACCATAATACTGACAAGAGAGCTCCTTTGCAGCCTCCCGTAAGGCAAGCTTTGGCAGTCTTTAGTGGAAAGAGAAATCCAAATGATAACCATTACTCTCGATCTAAGCATAGATAG